A stretch of Haloprofundus halophilus DNA encodes these proteins:
- a CDS encoding RNA-guided endonuclease InsQ/TnpB family protein, with the protein MEENSATRTVPIKLDVAENDADLLHQTLNHFLDAANYVVNVAWKPDWKITSKRELHNLTYSNVREDSPLPANLVQAARNRAAEAVNGCVERWKEGKKASKPRFTSRFASYDARTVTVNDNHATLATIDGRVAAKFVLPDESRDTPHSAYLFNDDYDVKGATLHYDSVEDCFYLHVRTKPCVENDNADKGDTKHVSVLGVDLGITNLAVTSTGTFWSGSELTHWHREYEKRRGSLQQTGTRWAHINVQRVGRKQTGRFEQFLHTVSSQLVEEALKNKCTHIVFEQLRGIRERLPHAKAVQKWAFYRLFENVVYKAESEGLEVEQINPAYTSQRCSKCGFTHEDNRPKTNGQDEFVCLKCGYDVHADYNAAKNIGLKYLRDRQKSDRGGAPVGVRLNSGVMNVNGEYSPTVLSS; encoded by the coding sequence ATGGAAGAGAACTCAGCCACTCGGACCGTACCTATCAAACTCGATGTGGCCGAGAATGACGCGGACCTCCTCCACCAGACTCTGAACCACTTCCTCGACGCCGCCAATTACGTCGTAAACGTAGCGTGGAAACCAGACTGGAAGATTACGAGTAAAAGGGAACTTCACAACCTCACCTACTCCAACGTACGCGAGGACTCACCGCTTCCGGCAAACCTCGTGCAAGCCGCACGGAACCGTGCTGCAGAAGCAGTCAACGGCTGTGTCGAACGGTGGAAAGAAGGCAAGAAAGCCTCCAAGCCACGCTTCACCTCACGGTTCGCCAGCTACGACGCTCGAACTGTCACCGTCAACGACAACCACGCAACACTCGCTACTATCGATGGGCGAGTCGCCGCAAAGTTTGTCTTGCCAGACGAGTCTCGTGACACGCCACACTCGGCGTATTTGTTCAACGACGACTACGATGTGAAAGGAGCCACACTCCATTACGATTCGGTTGAGGACTGTTTCTACCTTCATGTGCGGACAAAACCGTGTGTCGAGAACGATAATGCTGATAAAGGTGACACCAAGCACGTCTCCGTCCTTGGTGTTGACCTCGGCATTACAAACCTCGCAGTCACTTCAACTGGTACGTTTTGGAGCGGTAGCGAACTCACTCACTGGCACCGCGAATACGAGAAACGCCGTGGCTCACTCCAACAAACTGGGACTCGATGGGCGCACATCAATGTTCAGCGAGTCGGTCGTAAGCAAACTGGGCGGTTTGAGCAGTTTCTTCACACCGTCTCTAGCCAACTCGTCGAAGAAGCTCTCAAGAACAAGTGTACTCACATCGTGTTCGAGCAGTTGAGAGGTATTCGAGAGCGTCTGCCGCATGCGAAAGCAGTCCAGAAGTGGGCGTTTTACAGGTTGTTCGAGAACGTTGTGTACAAGGCCGAATCTGAGGGTCTCGAAGTTGAGCAGATTAACCCTGCATACACGAGTCAGCGGTGCTCGAAGTGTGGCTTCACCCACGAGGACAATAGGCCAAAGACGAATGGGCAGGATGAGTTCGTGTGTCTGAAGTGTGGGTACGATGTTCACGCGGACTACAACGCCGCAAAGAATATCGGTCTGAAGTATCTCCGCGATCGGCAAAAGTCTGACCGCGGAGGCGCACCCGTAGGCGTGCGCTTGAACAGCGGGGTGATGAACGTGAACGGCGAATACTCGCCTACTGTCTTGAGCAGTTAG
- a CDS encoding acyl-CoA mutase large subunit family protein: MYDDDDLAEIREAHEEWAEETRDHVVDRFGERKDRFATVSNLEIDDIYTPEDVADLDYAEDLGFPGEKPYTRGVYPTMYRGRTWTMRQFAGFGTAEETNERFHYLIENGQTGLSTAFDMPSLMGKDSDDPLSDGEVGKEGVAVDTLRDMEVLFDGIDIGEVTTSFTINPSAPVVYAMYVALADERGVPRDQIGGTFQNDMLKEFIAQKEWVIPPEPSLDLVTDTVEFAAEETPRIRPISISGYHIREAGSTAVQELAFTLADGFAYVEAAVERGLDVDEFAPQLSFFFNSHNSIFEEVAKFRAARRIYAHVMEEWYDAEDEKSKQLKFHTQTAGQSLTAQQPLNNIVRVTIQALAGVMGGTQSLHTNSFDEALALPSEEAVRVALRTQQIIAEESGAADSIDPLAGSFMVESLTDEVEEKAMAYIEEIREMGDGSVRDGVLRGIDEGFFHREIQDASYEYQSRVEDGEEVVVGVNKYEMEEDTTLELLHVSDEVQERQLSRLEEVKAERDDDAVEEALAELERAVDDGENVMPVLVDAVKAYVTMGEIMQLFESKYGSYQEKVGLA; this comes from the coding sequence ATGTACGACGACGACGACCTCGCCGAGATACGGGAGGCGCACGAGGAGTGGGCCGAAGAGACCCGCGACCACGTGGTCGACCGGTTCGGCGAGCGCAAAGACCGGTTCGCGACCGTCTCGAACCTCGAAATCGACGACATCTACACGCCCGAGGACGTCGCGGACCTCGACTACGCCGAGGACCTCGGGTTCCCGGGCGAGAAGCCCTACACCCGCGGCGTCTACCCGACGATGTACCGCGGTCGGACGTGGACGATGCGGCAGTTCGCCGGTTTCGGCACCGCCGAGGAGACGAACGAGCGCTTCCACTACCTCATCGAGAACGGTCAGACCGGCCTGTCGACGGCGTTCGACATGCCCTCGTTGATGGGTAAGGACTCCGACGACCCGCTGTCGGACGGCGAGGTCGGAAAGGAGGGCGTCGCCGTCGACACGCTGCGCGACATGGAGGTGCTGTTCGACGGTATCGACATCGGCGAGGTCACCACGTCGTTCACCATCAACCCCTCCGCGCCCGTCGTCTACGCGATGTACGTCGCGCTCGCGGACGAACGCGGCGTCCCCCGCGACCAGATCGGGGGGACGTTCCAGAACGACATGCTCAAGGAGTTCATCGCGCAGAAGGAGTGGGTCATCCCGCCGGAGCCCTCCCTGGACCTCGTCACCGACACCGTCGAGTTCGCTGCCGAGGAGACGCCCCGCATCCGACCCATCTCCATCTCGGGCTACCACATCCGCGAGGCCGGGTCGACAGCCGTGCAGGAACTCGCGTTCACGCTCGCCGACGGCTTCGCCTACGTCGAAGCGGCGGTCGAGCGCGGCCTCGACGTCGACGAGTTCGCGCCGCAACTGTCGTTCTTCTTCAACTCGCACAACTCCATCTTCGAGGAAGTCGCGAAGTTCCGCGCCGCGCGCCGAATCTATGCACACGTGATGGAGGAGTGGTACGACGCCGAAGACGAGAAATCCAAACAGCTGAAGTTCCACACGCAGACGGCCGGGCAGTCGCTGACCGCCCAGCAGCCGCTGAACAACATCGTCCGCGTGACGATTCAGGCGCTCGCGGGCGTGATGGGCGGCACGCAGAGCCTCCACACCAACAGTTTCGACGAGGCGCTGGCGCTGCCCTCCGAGGAGGCGGTTCGCGTGGCGCTGCGCACTCAGCAGATAATCGCCGAGGAGTCCGGCGCGGCCGACAGCATCGACCCGCTCGCGGGGAGTTTCATGGTCGAGTCGCTCACCGACGAAGTCGAGGAGAAGGCGATGGCGTACATCGAGGAGATTCGGGAGATGGGCGACGGCTCCGTCCGCGACGGCGTGCTCCGCGGCATCGACGAGGGGTTCTTCCACCGCGAGATTCAGGACGCCTCCTACGAGTATCAGTCGCGCGTCGAAGACGGCGAGGAGGTCGTCGTCGGCGTCAACAAGTACGAAATGGAAGAGGACACGACGCTCGAACTGCTGCACGTCTCCGACGAGGTGCAGGAGCGACAGCTCAGTCGACTCGAAGAAGTGAAAGCCGAACGCGACGACGACGCCGTCGAGGAGGCGCTGGCGGAGCTCGAACGCGCCGTCGACGACGGCGAGAACGTGATGCCCGTGCTCGTCGACGCCGTGAAGGCGTACGTGACGATGGGCGAAATCATGCAGTTGTTCGAGTCGAAGTACGGCAGCTATCAGGAGAAAGTCGGACTGGCGTGA
- a CDS encoding universal stress protein, producing MYERILVPTDGSAVAELAVSHAVDLAERYGAELHALYVVDIDAVNLGLGTEQVDRIRQGHFSEMGELESRATESTGVVAAAAGDRGIDVVEEIRVGRPHKVIANYAEKEDVDLVVMGSHGRAGVSRALLGSVTERVLRSTHVPVLVVDRQGAE from the coding sequence GTGTACGAACGCATCCTCGTCCCGACGGACGGAAGCGCCGTCGCGGAACTGGCGGTGAGCCACGCCGTCGACCTCGCCGAGCGCTACGGTGCCGAACTCCACGCGCTGTACGTCGTCGACATCGACGCGGTGAACCTCGGACTCGGCACCGAGCAGGTCGACCGGATTCGGCAAGGACACTTCAGCGAGATGGGGGAACTCGAGTCCAGAGCGACGGAGTCGACCGGCGTCGTCGCGGCCGCCGCCGGTGACCGCGGCATCGACGTCGTCGAAGAGATTCGCGTCGGTCGGCCGCACAAGGTCATCGCCAACTACGCCGAGAAGGAGGACGTCGACCTCGTCGTGATGGGAAGTCACGGACGCGCTGGCGTCAGCCGCGCGCTGCTCGGCAGCGTCACCGAACGAGTGCTCCGGTCGACGCACGTGCCCGTGCTCGTCGTCGACAGACAGGGTGCGGAGTGA
- a CDS encoding DUF7344 domain-containing protein gives MSSQDVVADAATPETEETGALLDALTSPRRRHLIHALSAQPGPVAVGELAEEIHRREAEAGETTHPDQIAISLHHLHLPKLAAREFLEYNPSRKEVTPTYGTDEASYALVSAGFAE, from the coding sequence ATGAGCTCACAAGACGTCGTAGCAGACGCCGCAACGCCCGAAACCGAAGAGACCGGAGCGTTGCTCGACGCGCTGACGAGTCCTCGTCGCCGGCACCTGATTCACGCGCTCTCGGCGCAACCGGGTCCGGTCGCGGTCGGGGAACTGGCCGAGGAGATTCACCGACGCGAAGCCGAGGCGGGAGAGACGACGCACCCCGACCAGATCGCCATCTCGCTGCACCACCTCCACCTCCCGAAGCTCGCAGCCCGAGAGTTCCTCGAGTACAACCCCTCGCGCAAGGAGGTCACGCCGACTTACGGGACGGACGAGGCGAGCTACGCGCTCGTATCCGCCGGATTCGCCGAGTAA
- a CDS encoding VC_2705 family sodium/solute symporter, protein MISGVVLQSGLLPEGLNVSFKFAPAVLVAAMLALFLGIGYAFRVADTEEMWVAGRSIGNVENGMAIGANWMSAASYLGMAALIALSGFYGLAFVVGWSTGYFILLIFLAAQMRRFGKYTAPDFVGDRFNSDTARAIAAVTTFLIGFVYAIGQARGMGLVGLYIFGDIGLPGLSGYQSMVVLMMAITVGYLTLSGMLGATKNMAVQYVILIVAFLAGLYAVGFSQGYSTVLPQIEYGTMIAELSSEFSEPFVNESYYLWIATAFSLVVGTCGLPHVLVRFYTVENERTARWSTVWGLFFICLLYLSAPAFAAFGTDIYANNIGPVYGDPGMTSAAGDVIVVLAAQLAEFPQWFVGFVAAGGIAAAIATTAGLFIAGSSAISHDIYANIINEDASQRQQVLVGRLSIVALGVITTLAALDPAAPIAALVSYAFSLAGAVLFPMFFLGLWWENTNRQGALAGMTTGLVIWLIPMINEVLPTYIGNGEPYSATLAATVPAIGSALVAVPIVFAVTIGVSLATDEPDLATKRMVRQCHSPEPMSRMQSAEDVAATDGGEPVSED, encoded by the coding sequence ATGATTTCGGGGGTCGTACTCCAGAGCGGTCTGCTCCCGGAGGGGCTGAACGTCTCGTTCAAATTCGCGCCGGCGGTTCTCGTCGCCGCGATGCTGGCGCTGTTTCTGGGAATCGGCTACGCGTTCCGCGTCGCCGACACCGAGGAGATGTGGGTCGCCGGCCGGTCTATCGGGAACGTCGAAAACGGGATGGCTATCGGTGCGAACTGGATGTCCGCGGCGTCGTATCTCGGGATGGCGGCGCTCATCGCGCTGTCCGGGTTCTACGGCCTCGCGTTCGTCGTCGGCTGGTCGACCGGCTACTTCATCCTCCTCATCTTCCTGGCCGCGCAGATGCGCCGGTTCGGGAAGTACACCGCTCCCGACTTCGTCGGCGACCGCTTCAACTCCGACACCGCCCGCGCTATCGCGGCGGTGACGACGTTCCTCATCGGGTTCGTCTACGCTATCGGACAGGCCCGCGGGATGGGGCTGGTCGGGCTGTACATCTTCGGTGACATCGGCCTCCCCGGACTGAGCGGCTATCAGTCGATGGTCGTCCTGATGATGGCGATAACCGTGGGCTATCTGACGCTCTCGGGGATGCTCGGCGCGACGAAGAACATGGCCGTCCAGTACGTCATCCTCATCGTCGCGTTCCTCGCGGGGCTGTACGCCGTCGGCTTCTCGCAGGGCTACTCGACGGTGCTCCCGCAGATAGAGTACGGGACGATGATTGCCGAACTGAGTTCGGAGTTCAGCGAACCGTTCGTCAACGAGAGCTACTACCTGTGGATCGCGACGGCCTTTTCGCTCGTCGTCGGGACCTGCGGCCTGCCGCACGTCCTCGTCAGGTTCTACACGGTCGAAAACGAGCGAACCGCCCGCTGGTCGACGGTGTGGGGGCTGTTCTTCATCTGCCTGCTGTACCTGTCGGCTCCGGCGTTCGCGGCGTTCGGCACCGACATCTACGCGAACAACATCGGCCCGGTGTACGGCGACCCCGGGATGACGAGCGCCGCGGGCGACGTCATCGTCGTGTTGGCGGCGCAGTTGGCCGAGTTCCCGCAGTGGTTCGTCGGCTTCGTCGCCGCGGGCGGCATCGCCGCCGCAATCGCGACTACGGCCGGCCTGTTCATCGCCGGCTCGTCGGCCATCTCCCACGACATCTACGCGAACATCATCAACGAGGACGCGAGTCAGCGCCAGCAGGTGCTCGTCGGTCGACTGAGCATCGTCGCGCTCGGCGTCATCACGACGCTCGCGGCGCTGGACCCGGCGGCACCCATCGCCGCGCTGGTCTCGTACGCGTTCTCGCTGGCGGGTGCGGTGTTGTTCCCGATGTTCTTCCTCGGACTCTGGTGGGAGAACACGAACCGACAGGGCGCGCTCGCCGGGATGACGACCGGACTCGTCATCTGGCTGATTCCGATGATAAACGAGGTGCTGCCGACGTACATCGGCAACGGCGAGCCGTACTCGGCGACGCTGGCGGCGACGGTGCCCGCCATCGGGTCGGCGCTCGTCGCCGTCCCCATCGTGTTCGCCGTCACCATCGGCGTCTCGCTGGCGACGGACGAACCCGACCTGGCGACCAAGCGGATGGTCCGGCAGTGCCACAGCCCCGAACCGATGTCGCGGATGCAGTCCGCCGAGGACGTCGCCGCGACCGACGGCGGCGAACCCGTCTCGGAGGACTGA
- the acs gene encoding acetate--CoA ligase yields the protein MTEDNVELEARLAEQEEFEPPESFVEQANVSDPGIYEEFEENWPECWEGAADLVEWYEQYDQVLDDSNEPFYKWFTDGKLNASYNCVDRHVEDGRGDEAALEWIGEPTDEENRTYTYAELQNEVNEFAAALREEGVGEDDVVTIYMPMIPEAPIAMLACARIGAPHSVVFAGFSADALATRMNAAESEYLVTCDGYYRRGDPLDHLDKANQGLSGVDHDTTTVVVERLRDGDGFGHDLDEDQHAYADLVSEQEGAEVDPVRRDAEDMLFLMYTSGTTGQPKGVKHTTGGYLAWAAWTSQAVLDIKPEDTYFCSADIGWITGHSYIVYGPLTLGTTSVMYEGTPDYPDRDRLWEIIEEYECDQLYTAPTAIRAFMKWGSQYPEEHDLSSLRLLGTVGEPINPRAWKWYYKHIGGEECPVVDTWWQTETGGMMVTTLPGVKKMKPGSAGPALPGVDVRIVDAEGDQVDAGNAGYLTVQKPWPGMLRTLYNNDDRFVSEYWEAYSDPDEDHWVYFPEDGAKIDEDDYITVLGRVDDVINVSGHRLGTMEIESAIVGVEGVAESAVVGGSHDVKGEAVYAYVITEDGYEENDELRSRIIEGVEDAIGPIARPEQVVFTPELPKTRSGKIMRRLLENIANGDELGDTSTLRNPEIVGDIEAKVSDD from the coding sequence ATGACAGAAGACAATGTAGAACTCGAAGCGCGTCTCGCCGAGCAGGAGGAGTTCGAGCCGCCGGAGTCGTTCGTCGAGCAGGCGAACGTCTCCGACCCGGGAATCTACGAGGAGTTCGAGGAGAACTGGCCGGAGTGCTGGGAGGGCGCCGCCGACCTCGTCGAGTGGTACGAACAGTACGACCAGGTGCTCGACGACTCGAACGAACCGTTCTACAAGTGGTTCACCGACGGGAAACTGAACGCCTCCTACAACTGCGTGGACCGCCACGTCGAGGACGGCCGCGGCGACGAGGCCGCCCTCGAATGGATCGGCGAACCGACCGACGAGGAGAACCGGACCTACACCTACGCGGAACTCCAAAATGAAGTAAACGAGTTCGCCGCGGCGCTGCGCGAGGAGGGCGTCGGCGAGGACGACGTCGTCACTATCTACATGCCGATGATTCCGGAGGCGCCCATCGCGATGCTGGCGTGTGCCCGCATCGGCGCGCCGCACTCGGTCGTCTTCGCCGGCTTCTCCGCGGACGCGCTGGCGACGCGGATGAACGCCGCCGAATCCGAGTATCTCGTCACCTGCGACGGCTACTACCGCCGCGGCGACCCCCTCGACCACCTCGACAAGGCCAACCAAGGTCTCTCCGGCGTCGACCACGACACCACGACCGTCGTCGTCGAACGCCTCCGCGACGGCGACGGCTTCGGTCACGACCTCGACGAGGACCAGCACGCCTACGCCGACCTCGTGAGCGAGCAAGAGGGCGCAGAGGTCGACCCCGTCCGGCGCGACGCCGAGGACATGCTGTTCCTGATGTACACCTCCGGCACGACGGGACAGCCGAAGGGTGTCAAACACACCACGGGCGGCTATCTCGCGTGGGCGGCGTGGACCTCGCAGGCGGTGCTCGACATCAAACCCGAAGACACCTACTTCTGCTCTGCGGACATCGGCTGGATCACCGGCCACTCCTACATCGTCTACGGGCCGCTCACGCTCGGGACCACCTCCGTGATGTACGAGGGGACGCCCGACTACCCCGACCGCGACCGCCTCTGGGAGATAATCGAGGAGTACGAGTGCGACCAGCTGTACACCGCGCCGACGGCGATTCGAGCGTTCATGAAGTGGGGCAGCCAGTACCCCGAGGAGCACGATCTCTCCTCGCTGCGACTCCTCGGGACGGTGGGCGAACCCATCAACCCGCGCGCGTGGAAGTGGTACTACAAACACATCGGCGGCGAGGAGTGCCCCGTCGTCGACACGTGGTGGCAGACCGAGACCGGCGGGATGATGGTGACGACGCTGCCCGGCGTCAAGAAGATGAAACCCGGTTCCGCGGGACCGGCGCTGCCGGGCGTCGACGTGCGCATCGTCGACGCCGAGGGCGACCAAGTCGACGCCGGGAACGCGGGTTACCTCACGGTCCAGAAGCCGTGGCCGGGGATGCTCCGGACGCTGTACAACAACGACGACCGGTTCGTCAGCGAGTACTGGGAGGCGTACTCCGACCCCGACGAGGACCACTGGGTGTACTTCCCCGAAGACGGCGCGAAGATAGACGAGGACGATTACATCACCGTGCTCGGCCGCGTCGACGACGTCATCAACGTCTCGGGGCACCGGCTCGGGACGATGGAGATCGAGTCGGCCATCGTCGGCGTCGAGGGCGTCGCAGAGTCCGCTGTCGTCGGCGGGAGCCACGACGTGAAGGGCGAGGCCGTCTACGCCTACGTCATCACCGAGGACGGCTACGAGGAGAACGACGAGCTCCGAAGCCGAATCATCGAGGGCGTCGAGGACGCCATCGGCCCCATCGCGCGACCCGAACAGGTCGTCTTCACGCCGGAGCTGCCGAAGACGCGTTCGGGCAAGATAATGCGCCGCCTGCTGGAGAACATCGCCAACGGAGACGAACTCGGGGACACGTCGACGCTGCGTAACCCCGAAATCGTCGGCGACATCGAGGCCAAGGTCAGCGACGACTGA
- a CDS encoding DUF4212 domain-containing protein, with product MVERNTQDSSVETDGGAVRQAARSHRETNYLDREVNLLKPSTPFMREHLRVVWTGFVLWALIVFGPVTLTYVAPGVMTTQMPVLGFPLHYFLVAIGAPTGALLLSFWYARKRDALDAKYGIDHSVAETDDGDATVAADGGTDE from the coding sequence ATGGTAGAGAGAAACACGCAAGATTCGTCCGTCGAGACCGACGGTGGGGCGGTCAGACAGGCCGCGCGGAGCCACCGAGAGACGAACTATCTCGACAGAGAAGTGAATCTCTTGAAGCCGAGTACGCCGTTCATGCGCGAACACCTGCGCGTCGTCTGGACCGGCTTCGTCCTGTGGGCGCTCATCGTCTTCGGGCCGGTGACGCTGACGTACGTCGCACCCGGCGTCATGACCACGCAGATGCCGGTGCTCGGCTTCCCGCTGCACTACTTCCTCGTCGCGATCGGCGCGCCGACGGGTGCGTTGCTGCTGTCGTTTTGGTACGCGCGAAAGCGTGACGCGCTCGACGCGAAGTACGGCATCGACCACTCCGTAGCGGAGACCGACGACGGCGATGCGACCGTCGCCGCCGACGGAGGGACGGACGAATGA
- a CDS encoding bacterio-opsin activator domain-containing protein, which produces MTDRLLVGRSASGATRQQGARILLAVSRDENRSLLAETLDSDHEIVDARPEDVPPEEVDLCILDPQALARDGEALGALKDRAGPLHLPFLLVVPERNLNGGDVWRQITAQFPPGVDDLIRTPVSKAELRGRLQSLLRVRRQSASLGEQRERLDRLNRVNSVIREANAALVGAKSRDEVEERVCTRLSNAGPYCYVRICEPRATRDALTVSTKVGDLVDPPDPQPTTNGDRSQATAAWRSFTDRKTLSTGLNPGDGTEFDDETAAAWREWADSGSVRGFACVPIRYRDTVYGVLEVYTRETDAFDEEEQSVLDELGQTIGHTINAVESKRLLLTNGATEIELRIADADDALLGLAAAADAELRLEGVTGSDPSVEYFTVLDGDGDDVVERAADSSAVVRQRIVREGDDGTLVQLAFETESVAEALTDLGTTVDTLVVDERGATAVALLPRDGDVGSCMRGLRERYDDVQLRSRRQVERRPLTDEDFVTAVESDLTDRQRNVLKAAYLAGYFDQPRESSGKDVATSLGISSATFHQHIRAGEMKLVSKLFDKITVGSTT; this is translated from the coding sequence ATGACCGACCGACTTCTCGTCGGACGGTCCGCGAGCGGTGCGACCCGACAGCAGGGGGCGCGGATTCTGCTCGCGGTCAGTCGCGACGAGAACCGGTCACTGCTCGCCGAGACGCTCGACTCGGACCACGAAATCGTCGACGCTCGGCCCGAGGACGTGCCGCCCGAGGAGGTCGACCTCTGTATCCTCGACCCGCAGGCGCTGGCGAGAGACGGCGAGGCGCTCGGCGCGTTGAAAGACCGGGCCGGACCGCTGCACCTGCCGTTTCTGCTCGTCGTCCCCGAGCGGAATCTGAACGGCGGCGACGTGTGGCGACAGATCACCGCACAGTTTCCGCCCGGCGTCGACGACCTGATTCGGACGCCGGTGTCGAAAGCGGAACTGCGCGGCCGCTTGCAGTCGCTGCTACGCGTGCGACGGCAGTCCGCCTCGCTGGGGGAACAGCGAGAGCGTCTCGACCGGCTCAACCGCGTCAACTCCGTCATCCGGGAGGCCAACGCCGCGCTGGTCGGCGCGAAGAGTCGCGACGAGGTCGAAGAGCGCGTCTGCACGCGGCTCTCGAACGCCGGGCCGTACTGTTACGTCCGCATCTGTGAGCCGCGTGCGACGCGCGACGCGCTCACCGTCAGCACGAAAGTCGGCGACCTCGTCGACCCGCCGGACCCGCAGCCGACGACGAACGGCGACCGGTCGCAGGCGACCGCCGCGTGGCGCTCGTTCACCGACCGGAAGACGCTCTCGACCGGACTGAATCCCGGAGACGGCACGGAGTTCGACGACGAGACCGCCGCGGCGTGGCGAGAGTGGGCCGACAGCGGCAGCGTCCGCGGTTTCGCTTGCGTGCCGATCAGGTATCGCGACACGGTGTACGGCGTGTTGGAGGTGTACACCCGCGAGACCGACGCCTTCGACGAGGAAGAACAGTCGGTGCTCGACGAACTCGGACAGACGATCGGTCACACCATCAACGCCGTCGAGAGCAAACGCCTACTGCTGACGAACGGAGCGACGGAGATCGAACTCCGAATCGCCGACGCCGACGATGCACTGCTCGGACTGGCCGCGGCAGCCGACGCCGAACTGCGACTGGAGGGGGTCACCGGGAGCGACCCGTCCGTCGAGTACTTCACGGTCCTCGACGGCGACGGGGACGACGTCGTCGAACGCGCGGCCGACTCGTCGGCGGTCGTCCGACAGCGGATCGTCCGAGAGGGCGACGACGGAACGCTGGTTCAGTTGGCGTTCGAGACGGAGTCCGTCGCCGAGGCGCTGACGGACCTCGGGACGACCGTCGACACGCTCGTCGTCGACGAACGCGGCGCGACCGCCGTCGCACTGCTACCGCGGGACGGCGACGTGGGGTCGTGCATGCGCGGGCTCCGCGAACGCTACGACGACGTGCAGCTCCGCTCGCGGCGGCAGGTCGAGCGCCGACCGCTGACCGACGAGGACTTCGTCACCGCCGTCGAATCGGATCTGACGGACCGACAGCGCAACGTCCTGAAGGCGGCGTACCTCGCCGGCTACTTCGACCAACCGCGGGAGAGTTCGGGCAAGGACGTGGCGACCTCGCTCGGAATCTCGTCGGCGACGTTTCACCAACACATCCGCGCGGGAGAGATGAAACTCGTCTCCAAACTGTTCGACAAAATTACGGTTGGCAGTACTACCTGA
- a CDS encoding DUF7576 family protein, with protein sequence MTLSEYTGRHPRDASGGVRIGRAVRHHHWQPNGTRSEPCANCESTLSLHERHVLVTLVEDDFGDAVRRYLCDECCLREWVEET encoded by the coding sequence ATGACGCTCTCTGAGTACACCGGCCGCCACCCGCGCGACGCGAGCGGCGGAGTTCGAATCGGTCGAGCGGTCCGACACCACCACTGGCAACCGAACGGAACCCGCTCGGAACCCTGCGCAAACTGCGAGTCGACGCTGTCGCTGCACGAACGTCACGTGCTCGTCACGCTCGTCGAAGACGACTTCGGCGACGCCGTTCGGCGGTATCTCTGCGACGAGTGTTGCCTTCGCGAGTGGGTCGAAGAGACGTAG